The genomic segment TCTCTTTGTCTATCCGCGATGGGAAATCAACCCATCATCAATAGTTGCCTGGATACCTCTCGCAACCTTGCTAGGTTGCTTTGCAATATTTTGGTTATTTAGGCAGTCCTGGGGACGACCATTTTTTGCGGCGCTTGGATACTTTGTGCTAATGCTTTTCCCCGTGCTCGGTTTTGTGAATATCTACTTTATGCGCTATTCCTTGGTTGCCGACCACTGGCAGTATTCAGCGATGCTGGGAATTGTCGCCCTTGTTGTGGCTGGGATTTGCCGAATTATAGAACGCCATGGAATGGTCAAACCAAGCACATTCTCTGCTATTGCAGTCGTTCTCATCCTTGCCTGCCTAAGCTGGAATCAACAGAGGATTTATAAAGACGAAGAAACCCTTTGGAGCAATACGATTTCAAGAAATCCACACGCATGGTCGGCCCACGTTAACTTGGGCGTTGTCCTTGCAGAAAAAGGAGAAATTGATAAGGCGATATCACACTATACTGCCGCTTTACAAATTAACCCCAATTGCCCTGAGGCACACAATTCAATCGCAGCAGCCCTCATTCAAAAAGGTAAGTACAATGAAGCACTGGACCACTTGGCGAAAGCACTCCACTTGAAACCGAAAAGCGCACGCGCCCACTACAATTTAGGGCGAGTATATGCTGCGCAGGGAAGAATCCATGAAGCGGCTGAAGAATATGCAAAGTCACTGGAGCTGAATCCATACTTTGCAGAGGCATATACAAATTTTGGAGCCATACTCATAGATTTTGGAAGAATAGACGAAGCGATGGAATATCACATGCGAGCACTCAGCCTAAACCCTGATTTACCAGAGGCCCACAATAATCTGGGCGTTGCCCTGGCTGAAATGGGCAAGTTTGATGAAGCAGAGCATGAGTTTAGGGAAGCTATCCGGCTCAACCCTAACTATGCAGTAGCAAGGAGAAATCTAAATGAGGTTTGCGCCATGCGTAAGGCGGGGAGATTATGAAAAACACACTCGCTAGCTCGCTTGTTTCACTCTTATTAATTCTAACGATTACACAAACAGGAGAAGCTATGTGGAAAGATGATTTAAAAGATTCGTCGGCGTGGTCGCTGTCGTACCTAGTTGATGAGAAAGAAATAGGCAAAGGTATTATCCGAGCAGATGGCATCCTGCATATCCCAATGGATTTTAGGGATGCTACTACCAATCGCCTGAGCCGAGATATTAACCTCATGCGTCCCAGATGGATATCATTCAAGCTCAGGGCAACAGGAAACATCTCTCCTGAAAATCTAAAACTCCGGTTATGCCTCAAATCCCCCGATGCTCCGTTTTCCTTCTTTCCGAAGGTCAAGCAAACTTCCAATGAGTGGACCGAATTCGAGGCGGACATCAATCAGCCAGACTCGCTCGTGAATGTTTGGCGTTTCTATGGACTGCGCCGACTATCACAACTATCGCTAAGCATTGAGAAACCCCCTGGGAATTCAACCTTTGAGCTACAACTAGCCGACTTAACGTTTCGGTATGGCGAAGACATTGTCGAGAACTACAAGCCGAAAAAGATGAACCTCAAGCCAACGCAGCCGCCGACAATTGCGTTATGCTTGAACCGTGCTGGTGAATATTACCAAGCCGAGGAAATTTTCAGAATCCATTTTCCAACTGCTAGACTTTCAACCCATGCATTTAGGGGTCCTCACATGCCACTAGACAACTGGCCGCCCAACCTCAGCCAACTATCACTAGTGGTGATGGTAGACACAGATACCTACGTCCTATCTGACCGAGAGCTTGCCAACTTGGCTGACTACGTTCACAGTGGTGGTTCCCTCTTAATCTTCGCTGGGCCTAACAGCGTCAATGCCAGCCTCGACGGCCGCCCCTTGGCGAAAGACATTCTCCCAGCACTTCCTGAGAAACATACAAATGATAGGAGTGAATTGCCTATAATTGCTTCAAAAATAATACCTGCTGAAGAGAATAAACTAGGATATCCCGGGCCGTTGCAAGAGGTTACTTTAAAGCCTGACTCGCAAGTGATCCTTGAGGATGCAGGAGGCAGACCTGTTATTATCGTTCGTCCATTTGGTAATGGAAAAGTTGCGCTAGTTACTTGCTGGCCCGATCCGAGCATTGACCGAGGCAAATCTTTATATTGGTCTCAAGAATATACAAAAGTTATTTCATCCTTAATTTCTCATTTGACAAACCTTAGGGCTGAACATGAGAAGGAGACGACTATTTTTCAACCGTCTATTAGAGTTGAATTCCGATACCACAAGCGTGTGTTCAAGCCGCTAGGCACCTTCGAGTTTAATGTTCATGGACCTGCAGGGGCAAATGTTCAGGCGTCGCTTAGAGATATTCGCACGAGAGTAGTATGGCGAGCGGCTGGCACACTTGACGCAACTGGTTCATTGAAAATCCGAGATATACTTCCCGACCTTGCCGATGGCGAGTATACCTTATCCGTTCAATCAAAAGAGACATCAACAAATGTGCCGATTGCCATAGCCTCACCTCTTGATATGAATTGCTTTTATCCTATCATTGCCCGAGTCCCAGTCCAGCAAGGTGGCCACTGGCTTGGGCCTAAGACGCTGAAGTGGATGGTAGAGGATGTCGCCTCCCATGGAATCAACACTATCGCCATCCCGGTTCTCGATGCGATAGCGCGCGAGCCGCAGGGATTTGCTGCAGAAATGGCAGGCTTACTTGAATTTTATGCCCAACAGCAGGGAATGGCTGTTATGTACGACTACTCACACTTACCGATATTTGCTCACAAAACCCGTCCGCCCTTTGACGTGCGATCCCCGAATGCCGAAAGTAAAGCTGCGGAATTGCTAAAACCTTGGACAGAAGTGGCAGACCTTGTCCCCCGATTATTCGCTGTGAAGCATATTGATGAGCCTGTCGCAAACTATGCGAATCTTAATCTTGATTTCGACAGCGGCAGAGAATATCTTGAGAAATGTGGTTTTAATGCGCCCGACGCCGAACAGGAAGCGCCTTTGTGCGGCGAAAATCGGCTGAAACACTGGATTTTTGTTGGGGATTATGCACGCCGCCAATTCCAACTCTCGTATAACATCTGTCAAAAGCAAGAAAAGCCCTGGGGATTACTTCATACTTTCATGGAGCCAGGATTTGGAAGCGAATCGCCTCAGCGAAGGTTTGAGGATGTCTTCCGCTGGGGTGGCACGGCAGACTATCTCGACTTCGACATATACCCATACTGGTATCCACAATCGCATAAACGCCGCTTTGCAAAGGTACACTACGGATTTGCTTTCCAACGTTGT from the Armatimonadota bacterium genome contains:
- a CDS encoding tetratricopeptide repeat protein, with the protein product MANKKARQRQSHASNQFYAGMAIVAITFLIYVPSINNGFIWDDIAWIIKSPIINTKDALYRYWCTMQSPDYFPFVHTLFWIEWKLWGANNVCWHIFSIFLHACTAVLTWLTLQKLRIPGGWLTAVIFAVHPVNVETAGWVYQQRTILPMLLMLASILAYLRFETENQRFWYCLTLLLFILALLSKISVMMLPAVLLLITWWKRGKIGRHDIVCMLPFIAASIISGLLTAYVQTHRNIGEDIVRTDSFFARLAGTGWVVWFYLYKDLLPTNLLFVYPRWEINPSSIVAWIPLATLLGCFAIFWLFRQSWGRPFFAALGYFVLMLFPVLGFVNIYFMRYSLVADHWQYSAMLGIVALVVAGICRIIERHGMVKPSTFSAIAVVLILACLSWNQQRIYKDEETLWSNTISRNPHAWSAHVNLGVVLAEKGEIDKAISHYTAALQINPNCPEAHNSIAAALIQKGKYNEALDHLAKALHLKPKSARAHYNLGRVYAAQGRIHEAAEEYAKSLELNPYFAEAYTNFGAILIDFGRIDEAMEYHMRALSLNPDLPEAHNNLGVALAEMGKFDEAEHEFREAIRLNPNYAVARRNLNEVCAMRKAGRL